The DNA region CTTAATACAATACAAGCTTAATAGCATTAGCATCAAATCTGTGCTTTCATAAACAGAGGATGTCTATAATCAGCACCGCTATGATTGTGCAACAGCGCACCAGAACAGTGGTCTAGCCAGGTCCGATAGCAAACACAAGGGGGTGTGGTCTGAGGCCAAAGCATTGTTGCGATTGGTCCATTTGTGTCCAATGGAAATTCATTAGACTGGGCCTCCAACAgtcaaaatgagccaaaaaactTGACAAGTTAAATCACTTATCACTGTGACGTGTGAATCTCTGAGCCTGGATTACCGGTGACAAAttataaaacaacaattattagCAGCTTCAACTATAAcgtatttcaaaaatataaaggataaactttttatataaaaatatcatttatctATGGAGGGCTGATACATTGCGGACGGGTTTGTTGAAGGGTTAgacgtatatgtatatatatatataactgttccTCTCACAAAGTGCACAGGAAATGGATCTCTGTGAGGATTTGTCAAGACTCGAGCATGTTTCAAAATTCTTTGTCCCATTCCCGTTCTTTGCCTGATCACTCCCGTTGTCTCTCAGGTATCTCTGTTAGCAGACACTGGTCTGCCGGCTGGACAGGGGACTCTCCAGAGACAAGCTTGTTGGAGACATGTCTGGACGAGACGTCTTAAACATGGACGAAATATAAAAGGCCTGTAAGAAAATGTTAAAGTGAACACACAAAAAGTACCTTACACTCCCAGATTCATAATAACAGTAATCTAGAGCATGTGGCGACGTGATTCTTACCACCCAGTAGGCAGTCAGTCCTCCCTGCAGGAAGCCGGTCAGGACGTCAGTTGGGTGATGGCGGTAGTCAGAAATGCGAGTGAGTCCTGTGTACACCGCTAACATCACCAACATGAACTGCAGCAACGGTCGCAGGAGCCGCGCCCCTCGCCATGACAAACGCGCCTGCAGGTAAAACTGGGCAAAAATAGGAAGTTTCGAGAATGATTAACATATGAGCTGATAAAAGAGAGTACAGACTGATAAATGAAGCTTAcagagtgtgtgtctgacctaGCTAAACTTCTGATGACACATTTCTTCAAAAACTGCTTGGATGGAAGCCAAAACTGATAAACCATCCTCAAAAGACTAAATTATGTGCTTATTTTAGTTCAAAGATTCCAATAGCGTATGCCTGTTATTATAAATAGCCTAAGAACAAAGTCTGCATCAAATAAAAATCCACCCTACATGAATATAttatctaaatgcatgttattgaatCTTAATCATCTTTAAATTAGATTACAATACTTGGGAGACAAAATTATTTAGGCCTACTATAGTTATCTATTTTTGTGTATCTCCAAGCTAGCAGTGGAAGATGGTATTAAAAAAGTTCTGTTCCCAAATATAGTGAGCATCACAAACAACGGCTTCACATGCAAAAGTTATCTTGTCTCTGTCTATTCCATAGCAATAGATTGGTCAATGCCAGAATATACTGTGACAAGCTTCATCCAAGAGGCCAGAATTGTTCAAATGTTCtatgtaattaaacatttattttatttattttttttatgctgccttcacatgcttTCCTGCTTTTGAAATCGTGATTATGAGCTTGTCGCATTTAAGTGCTTTGTTGtcgaaataataaaatgtaatattccatTGGTTGATAACCATAAACATTCACCACTCTAGATAGTCAGCTTGCTGACGATTCCggaattttggtcaaataaattctTATTTGAATTCAAATGATTTGAACTTCAAATGATTGTTCATATACACAAATAGGCAAATAGGCATTACTTTAACGACAAGTAGATGtagttattgcaaaaaaaaaaacaaaaaaaaaactaataaagaaTTGCACTGTCAGCAGCAATCATTGTCCCAACCACCATGTTAAATGTTTATGGCCTGCCCAACTGGAAAACTCAAGTATCAAAATAATCTCAGAGTTTCCTTGTAGCAAATATGACTCGAGAAGCCATTCATGTCCAATTTCCGATTAAACATACATTTTGAGGCATTTTAGTTAGGATGCTGACTTAGAAGTAAACACGTAGCTTTGGGAACAGAGCCATATggtgaaaaaaaattgttaagacttgttaataataatgataccaCCCTGACAAGCTAGCTTAGCTACATGACAAATATTAGGGAAAATGTATTTTGGGTCAACTGGTATTGGCTGTAGATGAACTTTATGGAAGTTGATGTCACACGAGGGACCGTGAAACATCCCAGAATTTAAGCGCCCTGGTACCCCTCCCATCAGCTCCGTCACAGGTGTTTAGCTTCCTGCAGTAAAGCCTGGAGCAGCTGGCGCTCACAGCCTAAGCATGTGGCTGCAGGTCAGACATGCAAGGCAGAGCCGAGTCTGTACAGTGCAGCCATTGGAAGGGAAGGAGAGAAAAAACAGGCAGAGAGGACAAAGAGCCTGGCACAGCTTTTCTATAGGCTTTTCCCTCACTCTGTTCATGTTCTCTCTCGCGCACTCTCTAATGAGAGCTGAAGAGCCCTCCCGCTTTTAGAGCAGCCAGAGGCCCGTGAATTGAATTAGATGAATGGTAGAAAATAGCTTGTTTTTACACAGCGCGCAAATTTTCTTCCCTCCGTTCTAAACGTGATTGGCACACAAGGCAGAGTAAATTCTGATAAGGTTTGTGGGGCAGTTGAGTGAAAGAGAAATGTGAATGCTATTGAATGGCATGCTTTATGATCGTTTGCAAGCGTTTTGTAATTTTTTCCCCTTATTGTGCCCCTTCCCCAGGCAAtaacagtgagtgagagagagggttTAACTGAAAGAAGCCTGTCTATCTCTCAGCAGGCCAAAGCCCCCCGCCCCCTCCCGGACCCAACCCACAACTAAACAAGGCCTCTTCTGTCTTCAGCTAGCTTTcactcactctccctctctccgCTCGTCTATTCATCAGGCCTCTGGAGAACATTCCCTCTTTCTCTCAAGCCTTTCTATTCCGCTTGAAGCAAGATGCCTTTTGGGAGTGTTTCTGCTTTCTCAGAGCCTTCTTCTTTCAGTATGagtttatttgtgtgcatttgtgtgagcTGAAGTTTGAGAGAGTTTCTTGTCAGTAGGAATTTTTTGGCATTTTCCCCACATGGCAGGGATGGGAAGTGAAAGCTGACAACAGAAAAAGCTCCTCACTGGCATCCGGCAGCAAGCACAGTCATTCGGCGCTACCCTGATGTGTGTTTGAGTTTGCATGGTTGAGTGTTAAGAGGTAAATATGGCCACACACGGCGATACTCACTGCCAGGTAAAGCATGGTGTACATGGCAAAAGATGCATGGCCCGAGAAGAAGGActttctgtttgaaaagagcaGAAGGGAAATATTACCAACTAAATGTCATAATCTCGCAAATCATTAAACCGCTGCACTGCTTTATGGGCCATAACATTGTCTCCTTGGTATTATATTAAGCAATTACAAGCATGCATGTTATTTTAAGTAAATTCCTTTATATTTCCATAAAACATACAATGTGATCAGTCAAAAAACATCCAACATTTGCACTTGAAAAACTGTACCTTTAATTTATCATACACtgtagctctgttccaaaatctaCTGAGCCTCCTACCTACATGTAAGCAGCATAACTAGATGTTTTATGCTGTGTTACCATGCTGTTTTAAACACCCATTACTACATTCAATTCTGAAGTGCCCTAATCCTTTCGAAGGATTTACCCTCCAGAGTGAAAGCTTCAAAGGGATTAAGGGTGTAGGGAACCAAAAAACTGTGCCTTGGAAGGCACTTCTGTGTCATCTTGCTGAGACAGTTGAGGAAGTGCCATCGTCACACAATTAAACCTCCGCAAGGAATCATGGGAGCGAAGTGTCCATCAGTTGCACCCTTCAAAGTGGCCAATTTTGAGTAATTCAGTTTGGAATGACACTTCAATATGATGGCCGTGATTGTTCTCACTCTGATATGCCCTCTGGAGGATTTATCCGGTTTTGAACATAGTGCAAGGTACCTTCTTTTGGCCAAATATTAAAGAACCATAGTATTTAGCTGACCCTTGTGATAAAATATGCTTTgttgtactgaatgtgcacttttATCAAACTTCAAatcttttaaagtacatttttattgtGCCCTTAGCTTGGCAGCATCAGATTAATTTGCAAGTCGAGTCTTCCATGTGGAGTACTTTTTGTGTCGTGCatgtaaaatgttacaaataagtCAGTTGTGAAGATCTGTTTTGGTTAGGATGTTGCCTATGTATGTAGTAGTATACAGCAATACAACTCACTTAAGCTCCATCCAAATATGCATAATTCCCTACATATAGTAGGTAAAAAATATTGCAGAAAAAGATAGTATGTTCGAATTCTGAGTATTTATATTAGACATATATTACTCGGGTGACCAACTTACAACAAGATTCTGATGTGCTTGTCTGATGGACACTTTATCCTATGAGGCCTTGTGATCACAGTTGTGAATGAACAAACACTGGTAGGTTACAAGataacatgatatatatatatagtatgtccAGATTACCttcatactacacacattcatactacATGGTAGGGGTAGCCAACACCGATCCAGGAGAGCCAAATCCTGCAGTTTTGCTCCAGCCTTGATACTTGATTAGTGTGTTTAGGTGTATTTTATTagtgttggagctgaactctggtGGATTGTGGCCCTCTAGAATGAGCACTGGCCAGGCCTGCTACAGTATATGGGGTCTCCAATTCTCCTGGAGAGTTACTACAGAGTTCAGATCCATCCCTAACTTGATAATTACATGCAGGTGTTGGAGCAGGGTAggaactgaagtctgcaggaACTGCAAGTCTCCATGCAAATTTTGTACAGAGCCTAGGTTTTTGGAACAGAGCTCATCTTATCTCTGTGCCTTTCATTAAACTCCTTGTACTTCACTTACCTGGCCTCCTCCACTATCTTGGAATTGTTCTTGCACGTGACATCTGAGATGTAGGTTCCGGGTACGCAGTTGAGTGAGTCATAGGTCACATTGCACGCCGACAGGAAGTGGGGACGGAGTCGGCCCACACTCAGCTTCGCCATGTTGGTCAAGGATTGCCCCACGCAGCACCCAAATAGGAAACTGCCCAGCTCCTTATACAGACAGGACACGTAACGGTTGCGCACAAATGCTCTTGAGTCCACAACTCTGAATCGTACCCGGTAACACTCTCCGACAGCAATCTGAGACGGACAGGGGACACCGCTAAGTTTACAGCCATGCAACACTGAGTTAAATAATCATGACACGTTATATAATTCATAGCAACTCATACACATGCTCTCTTAAACAAAGAGTTCTCTTGTTCAATAGCAAAGTAGATGAAAAGAGTAAATCAATAGCCTTCAGTAATAGGAGAACCGTGGGCTAATACTACTATGGACAGGACATCTTGTTAAATACGAAAATGAATGTCATCAGTTACATGTTATTTTAAGTCCATAAAGATTTCATTATTTCAGGGAACATCAAAGGTCAATTTAAATGTACCGGTCACTCTTTTCTACAGAATTACAGTGAATTCTTCTGcccacaataaccgtgatatgaaaaatctaatatcgtgacagccctagtcGAAGTGCAATTATACGTACATGACGAGGCGCTGCCCATAAGTCTATTGATTCCAACAGCAATTAACAGCTTACTGGTGAAAACTtacattttggtttattttttgcaCAAAGTTTTATGTCTTCTGAAGGACTGAGTTGTATGTACCacttttatcatattttaatgttgattttGCACCCATTTTGATACTTAAAAGACTTTGCAAAGCAATGGAAAAGAACGATTCTTGAAAATCTTTTGTGCTTTtgtgacatgaggttgagtaaattaaGACAGAGTTTACTCTCTTGGGTGAGCTTTCTCTTTGCAGTCTTTCAACAAGTGATATttcagtttatgtgtgtgttctcACCGTAAGTCCTGTGATTATGACGCCCCCAGCTATAAGCATGCTGTCAGGAATTGCCTCAGTTGGTATGTAAGGGTAAGTGATGCTGGTGTCCCCGCAGAAGAAGCCCCTCATGTATGGAGTCACCGCTTTGAGCTCACAGGCGAAGAACGGAATGGAGGCTGTCAGGAGAGAGACAGACGGGTTAATGTTTATGTCGAAATTACCTGGAGGAATGTTCTTCTGTGCATCTCAGTGTTTCTCTGGCACCACAAGATCAGACACAAGATACATCTTTAATGCTCTATTATGTGCAATTAGAATCGCAAGTGCAGTTGAGATATTGAGAATGGCACTGTCTTCCTGATGGGAATCGAGATCCAGCCTAAGGAGCTGACATTCCATGCATATCTCTGGCAAAAAGAGTGAAGGAGAGGGTGGGGGTTGAAAGAGAATGACAGCATGGATAGATGAGGCATGTGGAGAAGAAAAGACCCTAAAGAATACAGGATTGAGGTCAGAGACTATGAGGAGGAAGATGGAAAGTTTCTTGCGAGTTGTGCTGGGAATGCGTTATGGTTCACTTGGAGTGCGTAGGGGTTCTTCCTTTTCAAGAAAGCGCAAACAAATCCATTACACACCTGGATGGTCGCAGGGAGGTGTGTTGGACACTGGCTAGACTAAAGTGTAGAAATTAAGTCCTGAACACTACTGTAGCTTGCAGAATTCCTTACAGTATTTATGGCAGTGTCTGGGACTTATTCTATCCCTTTGTTAAATAAttactaatttaaaaaataaacattgtggCAGTAGGTCATACACAAGTTTACAGATAAGTAAACCAGGATGCTGTTCCATATGGATGGGTGAACTCTCAAGGTATAAATCAGTAAGCAAATAGGTCATTTCCAAGTGCATGTGTTCCAACACATTTCAtggtttaatattcatattacatttttctGATAACTACTGTAGTTTCATGTTATGGTCGATGagttatagatatatatttttatataacagaCAACTCgatttttttgctttctttgttGCATTTTCTCCTTTGTACCAACATTTGCAAGTCACTATAAAAAGTAAACTGTCCTCTCATTGGTCAGAGTTTACGCTTTGGGATTCCACTCATTATGGTTATCCATCAAGATTGGTTGACAAGTTAGCTCTGCGATCTAGCTCCGTTTTCACACATACACATCGGGTCGGATTGCTATCTCAATGCAAGTGAGATGATTTCAGTTTGGCCAAGACCTCCTCATTCAGGTGATCTCAGACTGGTGTGGATCTAAGCATGACtgctatatttaaatatatttaaaagaaccAAACTAAGGGAGAAAATGCACCAGTTTCTGCTCCAAAAATGCCAGGTGTGAAGACACCCAaactaaaaaatgcattttaagtacTAAAAGTGGGTTTAGGCATCACTGtgttttaatgttcatttttgcATACAATTTGTTAAAGATTGCATTTAACACctatttattagcatttttaaagttCAGAATCCAGAATCTAGTGTTCTCACACAGGCAGGTGCCATTTCTCAGGACCTCTTTCCAGCGATATCTGTCAGGAAATAGGAACATTTCATGTGTCAAGCAATCACTTACAAAACCTTTAATTGATAGAGAAGAAGTGGCTAATTATTCATTATATAATCATTACTGGAAATAAATGTGGAGTACACAGTACTGATGTGTAAATATAGATCTGTAACGGGAGTTGAGTCTGAATATAGAAGTGATGAGTAATTCAGCTGCTGAGTTCTTGGTTTTTGTTTcccccacctctctctctctctctctctctcattctctctcgttTTCCCCAGGCCCAGGGCCCGTACGGTCCCATGCCCTTGGTCCACACAGAGCATGAGACTAATCATTAACCCTCCACTCTGTCCCCCAGCTGGAACAAACCCAGCCACAAACACAGCCTCTGCCAGGGAATCTCTGTGTACGTGACCGCTCGTTTTCCAGGGCACATGCACATGCTTGCACGCTGCAGGGGGATCAAAACAGATCCAAGATGGAAAGAACATCAAAAGTAGGTCACTGTTTACTGTTCATGTAGACTAATCGTTATCATTCAACCAGAATACTGGGTGTCATTCACTAATAATTTCGTATTTATATGCACGGGTGAAATACTTACAAAAATTCCCAACACATGCATACACCTTATTCTAATGTTAATGAATTCTGAGATTTCTAGAATGAGTGACCGCTCAATGTTACTAATTTGCATAAACACACCCATCTCCATTTAAGGGCTTTTCACACAACCTTTCCATTCAGCCTTTTGGTACTCCTGTAATAAAAGTAACAACTTTGTTAGATCCTCAAGCAATGCTAAGTATTTCATTctcaaaaccaaaataaacacTTTATATTAGCCAGTTGTACACAGAATATCTGCATTctcatacagaaaaaaaagcaataaatcaGTTTATCTTAACATGATTATTAGGCCACCCAAAGTATTGGTTTTTGCATATTTGTGGTTTCAGTTGAATTTTAGTCCAAAAGAAATTGGTGAATCATGGTTGGTTCGTGAAAGCATTCATACTcagatttcacacacaaatgtacGCATACACACTTAGTAGTGCatgtgtaacggaggccagcgagtaCTTGCTTTGCAGTTAAACCTCATTCCCAAATCTAAAGAGACGCACTAGCGACAGATGCTAGTGGCTGcagtcatttagcctccttgttagtgcgtctGCCTCCAATGCCGGAGACCTGGGTTTGAGAGCCAGGAGAGAGGGGTTTGACATGAGAGCCATTGTGGGTCTCCTACACACATCAGTTTATGCGGCATCAACCAAATCCATTGATTTTAACAAAAAAGATGTGTCACATACACGTAGGAGCAAGAACTGCAAGGGTTTGCAAAAGGGATCAACCTTCATGTGACCAAATATTTAGTCATTTTGACTTTGACTACTAAGATTTTTAAACAGGCCGATCTAGTTGCCCATAAATCCAATTCGCTGTATTCCCACTTGATTTCCAGCATATCTTTTTTACTTTCTTATCGCTCAAACGCCCCATAAGAGCCCTAACAAGCACACATACAGACTTGCATATCGAGATGAATGCTTATGAACACTGCCCCTGAAAACACTGATAAGTATAATcagaatttaacattaaatttgTACTGTGTATATCGCTGACAGCTGCTTTTCTCAGAATAAGTGGAGGCCAAACAAAGATAAGGTGAGACGCAACATCCTGCACTGCTGAATATGTAGAGGTGAAGAAGACACGCTGTTGAAGAGAGAGCGCTGGGTTACACGTCAACACACCCTGATCTGACCTTTACACTTCATCCAGGCTTTGAACGGGCCTGTACACTGTTACCCTTCAGGGTCCTCACTGTGCCGgtcacatgtgtttgtgtgtaatcgAGATCTCTATCCTTAGCTCTGGTCACCAGGCAGGATACAGATATGAATCTGTACCAATATCCTGTTCAGCAGGCTTTTAAACAGAGTCCCTACATATTCTATAAGGGAGaagattttatacattttatatgacACTCCTTCAGATAATTCTTCCTTCAGATTTATTCTTTAAATGGATATTGGTTACAGGCCACACTTGAGGTAAGTCGGAggtggactgggacaaaaaaggtCAATGACATGGCactcttttatgattttttttggagAAGCATAAAGTCAGAAATGCAGTGATGCAACTGATGTCATAATGAAACAAGCCTCATTCAAAAATGATTGAAAAGAAAACATCTTGAAGTATTTTGACAGTCATTTGCTGTGTcttataataaaacaaactattttaataaaactgctacagctgcttatttatttttatttatttttttcagtttttttaaggttttagtattttatgtgtgtgtttttgtcatttttagtagtttttgttgttgtattgttttttaaatcGGTCTATATAGtgtactttttattcatttttatttcaaaatttgcagttaatgtttattttatttcaagtgacaTATATGTTTGTCagtagttttcattttagtttcagttttagttaactatagtaACCCTTGGTTGGATAGCATGACAattctattatttaaaatgatgagTCAATGATTAAACGTTTcttgaaaattatataaaaacatttttgttttgtttttttcaaaaccaTGAATGAATAGCATATGTTAAAACCAACATGAAtgacttatgattttttttttctatcatggACACCAATATGTCATTGAcccattatataattatattgatTAAAGAGTCATAATAAATCAAAGTTATTGTTGTGTGATGAAGACAAATTCTAACATTTCAGTATTCtggaaataaattttttttacttatttaatttgacACAGTGAATGGTACTGCACTGAACATTCATCCCACACTATATTTGTCTACTAGATGAACAGTGGATGAGAGCGGCGAGCTGAGCTTAGAGCTGGTGCAATCCTGTGAAACTGCTGTAGTAGTAGACTGTGCG from Carassius carassius chromosome 1, fCarCar2.1, whole genome shotgun sequence includes:
- the LOC132151660 gene encoding phospholipid phosphatase 3-like gives rise to the protein MQKPKPVNSHEEQRLADHGGSGDTARENGTRYIPSPAEPVDAVQCSSRKMLVGLDILCLLVASIPFFACELKAVTPYMRGFFCGDTSITYPYIPTEAIPDSMLIAGGVIITGLTIAVGECYRVRFRVVDSRAFVRNRYVSCLYKELGSFLFGCCVGQSLTNMAKLSVGRLRPHFLSACNVTYDSLNCVPGTYISDVTCKNNSKIVEEARKSFFSGHASFAMYTMLYLAFYLQARLSWRGARLLRPLLQFMLVMLAVYTGLTRISDYRHHPTDVLTGFLQGGLTAYWVAFYISSMFKTSRPDMSPTSLSLESPLSSRQTSVC